The Staphylococcus carnosus genome has a segment encoding these proteins:
- a CDS encoding tyrosine-type recombinase/integrase, with protein MECVLPIKDKAQIEAMYRVLKQHSQRDYLLLSFAIHTGVKLSTLLGLRVVDILKPEYKESDNQTLQSIAPRMIIESWTNPQFPEIVVPLSDSLRQTLTEYIADNEYRVQDFLFQSSRTKKQLSRQQAYRIIHKAAEEIELAHIGLQSLRKTFAYHAYKAGTPITVIQKYLGHQSLAETIRFIDIPSVSKTIEIHLDI; from the coding sequence ATGGAATGTGTATTACCAATAAAAGATAAGGCGCAAATTGAAGCAATGTATCGTGTTTTAAAACAACATAGTCAGCGCGATTATTTATTACTGAGTTTTGCGATACATACTGGTGTGAAATTAAGTACATTGCTTGGCCTCCGTGTAGTGGATATTTTGAAGCCTGAATACAAAGAAAGCGACAATCAAACACTTCAAAGTATCGCACCGAGGATGATCATTGAATCTTGGACGAACCCGCAATTTCCGGAAATTGTTGTGCCGCTTTCTGATTCTTTGCGTCAAACTTTGACTGAGTATATCGCAGATAATGAATACAGGGTACAAGATTTTCTTTTTCAATCGAGCAGAACAAAGAAACAGTTATCACGTCAGCAAGCATATCGAATCATCCACAAAGCAGCAGAAGAGATTGAACTTGCCCATATCGGTTTGCAGTCTTTACGTAAAACATTTGCTTATCACGCCTATAAAGCAGGGACACCGATTACAGTGATTCAAAAATACCTCGGCCACCAATCCTTAGCTGAAACAATTAGATTTATAGATATTCCTAGCGTATCCAAAACTATTGAAATTCACTTGGATATTTAA
- a CDS encoding DUF4040 family protein → MSLIWLLFFVVAIMLVILATNIKIKKFSTLQTDVQPEVAADDFVQASIKPFARFSGWIALIAPILSALYFVFKISQTADSKITSVSLPWMPIIDLDFAFRLDGLSMIFALLITLIGTGVVLYANAYLSKEHDDLPRFYFYLILFMFAMLGVVLADNTILLYVFWELTSIASFLLISYWYNRKASQNGALKSFLITVFGGMFMLIGFIIIYSISGTNTISELVTQTDTLRSSPWFPFAVVCILIGAFTKSAQFPFHIWLPDAMEAPTPVSAYLHSATMVKAGLYLLFRFTPILSYASWVGYIVITVGIITLAVGSFVAVGQRDLKALLAYSTISQLGMIMSMVGFGMLTYSLHKSFVEFFVISLFAGLFHLINHALFKSVLFMGAGIIDHETGTRNLADLGGLRKLLPVTATIMTISAMAMAGLPFFNGFLSKEMFFTTLVNGRKLPIDDQIFMSIMLIIAIGASVLTFVYSLRMIKDTFFGPLNKEKLPHVPGHEPIGMYIAPVIIVCGLPLFFIIPNILGKYLISPALRDINHTVVVEKYIPHITAWHGFTSELGITLIIYTIGILLLWRSRWMKVYNRIPSILSINSLYNAMLKWSEGFSRHNMQTMMNNKLNQYLHVIYLMFFGMLVFGFIKVGWIPIKGFEITPFTWFEILVLINIIILSAALLYIRERMAMVILNGVIGYSIAIVFILMKAPDLAMTQLVIETISTILFLLVFHHLPNVQRDKVQWGREAVKLIIAFLMALFVMTFVVIALQDPPFQKISRFYENSYDLAGSKNIVNAILGDFRALDTMLEGIVIMIVGLGIFALVKFKIRRDESNERK, encoded by the coding sequence ATGAGTCTTATATGGCTTCTCTTTTTTGTTGTCGCCATCATGTTAGTGATATTGGCAACGAATATAAAAATAAAAAAATTCAGCACCTTACAGACTGATGTTCAACCTGAAGTTGCTGCAGATGATTTTGTACAAGCATCGATTAAACCGTTTGCACGTTTCTCAGGTTGGATTGCCCTCATTGCCCCAATTCTTAGCGCACTGTATTTTGTTTTTAAGATTAGTCAAACAGCTGATAGTAAGATCACCTCAGTTTCACTACCCTGGATGCCAATCATCGATTTAGATTTTGCTTTTCGTCTTGATGGTTTATCGATGATATTTGCATTGTTAATCACTTTAATAGGTACAGGTGTTGTATTATATGCCAATGCTTATTTATCAAAGGAACATGACGACTTACCAAGATTCTATTTTTACTTAATTTTATTTATGTTCGCCATGCTCGGTGTTGTGTTAGCAGATAATACAATATTGCTATACGTATTTTGGGAATTAACGAGTATCGCTTCATTCTTGCTTATTTCATATTGGTACAACCGCAAAGCCAGTCAAAATGGTGCTTTGAAGTCTTTCTTGATTACTGTGTTCGGTGGCATGTTTATGTTAATTGGTTTTATTATCATTTATAGTATTTCAGGAACAAATACGATTTCTGAGTTAGTAACACAGACTGATACTTTAAGGTCCTCACCATGGTTTCCATTTGCTGTAGTTTGTATATTAATTGGCGCATTTACTAAATCTGCTCAATTTCCATTTCATATTTGGTTGCCTGATGCGATGGAAGCACCAACTCCAGTCAGTGCTTATTTGCATTCAGCTACAATGGTAAAAGCAGGATTATATCTTTTATTCCGCTTTACTCCTATCTTAAGTTACGCCTCTTGGGTTGGTTATATCGTGATTACAGTCGGAATTATAACGTTGGCAGTCGGCTCCTTTGTTGCTGTAGGACAACGAGACTTAAAAGCATTATTAGCTTATTCAACAATCAGCCAACTCGGCATGATTATGTCCATGGTCGGTTTTGGAATGTTGACTTACAGTCTTCATAAATCATTTGTAGAATTTTTCGTTATCAGTCTCTTTGCAGGACTTTTCCATCTTATCAATCATGCATTGTTCAAGAGTGTTCTATTTATGGGTGCCGGTATTATTGACCATGAGACCGGTACACGAAATTTGGCTGATCTTGGTGGGTTGCGTAAGTTGTTGCCAGTAACGGCAACGATTATGACAATCAGTGCAATGGCTATGGCTGGTTTACCATTCTTTAATGGTTTTTTATCAAAAGAAATGTTCTTTACAACTTTAGTGAATGGACGGAAATTACCAATTGATGATCAAATATTTATGAGTATTATGTTAATTATCGCAATTGGCGCAAGTGTCCTAACGTTTGTTTATAGCTTGCGGATGATAAAAGATACTTTCTTTGGACCTTTAAACAAAGAAAAACTGCCGCATGTACCTGGTCATGAACCGATTGGCATGTACATTGCTCCGGTCATTATCGTTTGCGGATTACCATTGTTTTTCATCATACCGAATATTTTAGGCAAATATCTTATAAGTCCGGCTTTGCGAGACATCAACCATACTGTTGTTGTAGAAAAATACATTCCGCATATAACAGCATGGCATGGGTTTACGTCTGAATTGGGTATCACGCTCATTATTTATACGATAGGTATATTGTTATTATGGCGTTCGCGCTGGATGAAAGTGTATAACCGAATTCCTTCAATACTTTCAATTAATTCGCTTTATAATGCAATGTTGAAGTGGAGTGAAGGTTTCAGTCGCCATAATATGCAAACGATGATGAATAATAAATTAAATCAATATTTACATGTTATTTATCTGATGTTTTTTGGAATGTTGGTATTTGGATTTATTAAAGTGGGTTGGATTCCGATAAAAGGATTTGAAATCACACCATTTACATGGTTTGAAATTCTAGTATTAATCAACATTATTATTCTGTCAGCTGCGTTGCTGTATATTCGTGAACGTATGGCGATGGTTATTTTAAACGGTGTCATCGGTTATTCTATTGCGATTGTTTTTATCTTGATGAAAGCACCTGATCTAGCCATGACACAATTAGTGATTGAGACAATTTCGACTATTTTATTTTTACTGGTATTCCATCACTTGCCGAACGTACAAAGAGATAAGGTACAGTGGGGCAGAGAAGCGGTTAAGCTTATCATTGCATTTTTAATGGCATTATTCGTCATGACTTTTGTAGTGATTGCATTGCAAGATCCGCCATTCCAGAAAATTTCACGTTTTTATGAAAATAGTTATGATTTAGCCGGCTCAAAAAACATTGTGAATGCTATATTAGGAGATTTCAGAGCGCTCGATACTATGTTGGAAGGTATTGTGATTATGATTGTCGGTCTCGGCATCTTTGCTTTAGTTAAATTCAAAATCAGAAGGGATGAGTCCAATGAAAGAAAATGA
- a CDS encoding monovalent cation/H+ antiporter subunit B, giving the protein MKENDIVLETISKVAVFIILTFGAYIFLAGHDNPGGGFIGGLVFSSAFILMFLAFDVQKVVKSLPIDFRAVTISGCLLSIATAVTPIFFGHPLLSHEDVYVTVPLLEKIHLSSVTLFEFDILLTVVGSVTTIMLAISGDKS; this is encoded by the coding sequence ATGAAAGAAAATGATATTGTTCTGGAAACCATATCGAAAGTTGCTGTATTTATCATTTTGACTTTTGGTGCATATATTTTCTTGGCAGGTCATGATAATCCAGGAGGCGGCTTTATCGGCGGACTTGTTTTCAGTTCTGCATTCATCCTGATGTTTTTAGCCTTTGATGTACAAAAAGTAGTGAAGTCACTACCTATTGACTTTCGTGCTGTAACGATATCAGGTTGTTTGCTTTCGATAGCAACTGCAGTGACACCGATATTTTTTGGACACCCGTTGCTTTCTCATGAAGATGTTTATGTGACAGTACCACTGTTAGAAAAGATACATCTTTCAAGTGTGACACTTTTTGAGTTCGATATTTTATTAACAGTAGTAGGTTCAGTCACAACAATAATGCTCGCGATAAGTGGTGATAAAAGTTGA
- a CDS encoding Na(+)/H(+) antiporter subunit C, producing MNAILIIIIGILTFAGTYMILSKNLIRIVLGTAIYTHVANLVILAMSGFDGKNVPIINGEGKNYVDPLPQALILTAIVIGFAVTAFLLVLVYRTYKVTRVNRIEALRGEDDDVDE from the coding sequence TTGAATGCGATACTCATAATAATTATAGGAATTTTAACTTTTGCAGGAACGTATATGATTTTATCTAAAAATTTGATTCGTATTGTCCTTGGTACTGCGATTTACACACATGTCGCAAACTTAGTAATTTTAGCGATGAGTGGTTTCGATGGAAAAAATGTACCGATTATTAATGGAGAAGGAAAAAATTATGTAGATCCATTACCGCAAGCATTAATTTTAACGGCGATTGTAATTGGTTTTGCAGTAACTGCTTTCTTGCTTGTGTTAGTTTATAGAACTTATAAAGTGACACGTGTCAATCGAATAGAGGCCTTGCGCGGTGAGGATGATGATGTAGATGAATAA
- a CDS encoding Na+/H+ antiporter subunit D gives MNNLLLIPLLVPLVTGLVLFFFKERLMVTRRIAITMLMITTAVSIYLLIHVFNSHPLVINFGDWQPPFGIQFVGDTLGLFFTTIANFVVTVIIYFGFGKKEHLANRYFLPSFILFMLTGVNGSFLTADIFNLYVMFEIMLISSFVLLTLGQTVEQLRASVIYVVMNVVSSWFFLIGIAYLYGTLGTLNFGHLAMRIADSGQTPEMTMVAIIMIFVFGGKAALVMFMWLPKAYAALNTELAALFAGLMTKVGIYALIRVMTLLFDHQPDITHQLMYYMAIITMIIGAVGVLGYDDVKKIAAYQVILSIGFSVLGLSALNEAGVTGAIFYAGHDMIIKTLLFLVLGVFVVQCGSRSYKNMGGLIHVHPSLGIIFFILTLSIGGVPPFSGFPGKVLIIQGAMEKGYVTGVIVLVITSIIAMYSLLRIFFIMYFGQEEVPQVNKVPLAMHKIIAMLFLTGATIFMGICGEWFLDFARQAAEFNLHPSEYIKAVIPDVKVEVD, from the coding sequence ATGAATAATTTATTATTAATACCATTGCTTGTCCCGCTAGTCACTGGTCTTGTACTTTTCTTCTTTAAAGAACGTTTAATGGTTACGCGTCGTATTGCGATTACAATGTTGATGATTACAACAGCAGTTTCCATTTATTTGCTGATTCATGTATTTAATTCTCATCCGTTAGTGATTAACTTTGGTGATTGGCAGCCACCTTTTGGTATTCAGTTTGTCGGTGATACATTAGGTCTCTTTTTCACAACTATCGCAAACTTTGTAGTAACGGTCATAATTTACTTTGGTTTCGGTAAAAAAGAACATCTTGCTAACCGTTATTTCTTACCTTCTTTCATTTTATTTATGTTAACAGGTGTGAATGGCAGTTTCTTAACAGCCGATATTTTCAATTTGTATGTCATGTTTGAGATTATGCTGATTTCATCTTTTGTTCTATTAACACTCGGTCAAACTGTCGAACAACTGCGTGCTAGTGTGATTTATGTTGTGATGAATGTGGTCAGTTCTTGGTTCTTTTTAATAGGAATTGCGTATTTATATGGAACACTTGGCACGTTGAATTTCGGACATTTAGCAATGCGAATTGCTGATAGTGGGCAAACACCTGAGATGACAATGGTTGCAATTATTATGATTTTTGTTTTTGGAGGAAAGGCGGCTTTAGTCATGTTCATGTGGCTGCCTAAAGCTTATGCTGCTTTGAATACTGAACTCGCAGCATTATTTGCAGGTTTAATGACCAAAGTAGGCATTTATGCTTTAATTCGTGTGATGACATTGCTTTTTGATCATCAACCAGATATTACACATCAACTTATGTATTATATGGCAATCATTACTATGATTATCGGAGCTGTTGGTGTATTAGGTTATGATGATGTGAAGAAAATTGCAGCTTACCAAGTTATTTTATCTATAGGTTTTTCAGTACTTGGATTAAGCGCATTGAATGAAGCGGGTGTAACCGGCGCTATCTTTTACGCAGGACATGACATGATTATCAAAACATTATTATTCTTAGTTTTAGGTGTCTTCGTTGTACAATGCGGATCTCGCAGTTATAAAAATATGGGTGGTTTGATTCATGTTCATCCGAGTTTGGGTATCATCTTTTTCATACTGACATTGTCAATTGGAGGCGTACCTCCATTCAGCGGTTTCCCAGGCAAGGTTTTAATTATTCAAGGCGCAATGGAAAAAGGTTATGTGACAGGCGTTATCGTCTTAGTAATTACAAGTATTATTGCGATGTACAGTTTATTACGGATTTTCTTTATTATGTATTTCGGACAAGAAGAGGTACCGCAAGTAAATAAGGTGCCTTTAGCGATGCATAAAATTATTGCAATGTTGTTTTTAACTGGTGCAACTATCTTCATGGGCATTTGCGGAGAATGGTTCTTAGATTTTGCACGTCAGGCAGCAGAGTTTAATTTACATCCAAGTGAGTATATTAAAGCAGTTATTCCTGATGTGAAAGTGGAGGTGGACTAA
- a CDS encoding Na+/H+ antiporter subunit E, which yields MLAQLTLNILIAFLWTLFQDEDKFHLSTFVAGYLIGIAIVYLIHRFFFKRVFYLKKVWVIFKFIVVYNVQLFISSFSTINYILFKSHDMNPGLLIYETSLKRDWAITLLTLLIMLTPGSLVLRISPDGSRFFIHAIDVSEKDKAILTKQIKKYERLIWEVLK from the coding sequence ATGTTAGCGCAATTAACGTTAAATATTTTAATCGCATTCTTATGGACGTTATTTCAAGATGAAGATAAATTTCATTTGTCCACTTTCGTTGCTGGTTATTTAATTGGTATTGCGATTGTATATTTAATACATCGTTTCTTCTTTAAACGTGTGTTTTATTTGAAGAAGGTTTGGGTCATTTTTAAATTTATCGTGGTGTATAATGTTCAGTTATTTATTTCTAGTTTTTCCACTATCAATTATATTTTATTTAAATCTCATGACATGAATCCTGGTTTATTAATTTATGAGACGTCTCTTAAAAGAGATTGGGCGATTACATTATTGACCTTGCTGATTATGTTGACACCAGGATCATTAGTACTAAGAATTTCGCCTGATGGCAGTCGTTTCTTTATTCATGCGATTGATGTATCTGAAAAAGATAAAGCGATATTAACTAAGCAAATTAAAAAGTATGAACGTTTAATATGGGAGGTGCTTAAATGA
- a CDS encoding monovalent cation/H+ antiporter complex subunit F — MIESIIMWIIHTALVIYGIAVIISLYRIVKGPTTPNRVVAFDSIGAMVISIVGILSIVLDTLSFLDASLIIAILAFLSTIGISRFVEGGRIFESKRNR, encoded by the coding sequence ATGATTGAATCAATAATAATGTGGATTATACACACTGCACTTGTGATTTACGGAATTGCGGTTATCATTTCTTTGTATCGTATTGTTAAAGGTCCCACTACGCCTAATCGTGTAGTTGCATTTGATTCAATAGGTGCAATGGTAATTTCAATCGTCGGCATACTTAGTATTGTACTTGATACATTAAGCTTTTTAGATGCCAGCTTAATCATTGCCATCTTAGCATTTTTAAGTACCATCGGGATTTCTCGCTTTGTAGAAGGAGGACGTATCTTTGAATCTAAACGAAATCGTTAG
- a CDS encoding Na+/H+ antiporter subunit G, with product MNLNEIVSLFAAVLILLGSIVALISAIGIVKFKDVFLRAHAATKSSTLSVLLSLIGVFIYFLMMRDYFSVRTLLTILFLYLTSPVAGQMIVRTAYNIGSYMYMKDSQRKGTSLNIAYNRKEALKNRKLRAARRKEITEAFRKGEREPTISYKPYHKKK from the coding sequence TTGAATCTAAACGAAATCGTTAGTTTATTTGCGGCCGTCTTAATATTATTAGGTTCTATCGTAGCTTTGATTAGTGCCATAGGTATCGTTAAATTCAAAGATGTCTTCTTACGTGCACATGCAGCAACTAAGAGTTCGACATTGTCCGTATTACTATCGTTAATCGGTGTCTTTATATATTTCTTGATGATGCGTGATTATTTTAGTGTGAGAACATTATTAACAATTTTATTCTTGTATTTGACTTCACCAGTAGCAGGTCAGATGATTGTACGAACTGCTTATAATATTGGTTCCTATATGTACATGAAAGATTCTCAAAGGAAAGGCACTTCTTTGAATATTGCTTATAATCGTAAAGAAGCGCTTAAAAATCGTAAATTACGTGCTGCACGAAGAAAAGAGATTACAGAGGCATTCCGAAAAGGTGAAAGAGAACCGACAATTAGTTATAAACCATATCATAAGAAAAAATAA
- a CDS encoding DUF2316 family protein translates to MSLNKEQRAITRDEMQAHFEKSTLSKTDLADALDVSVEDINHVLEMKAPRFGSKLQGFIHLVWDVRDEINQNIRSHGKEPEPYTYLKGEKEDYWFLQ, encoded by the coding sequence GTGTCATTAAATAAAGAACAACGCGCTATAACACGCGATGAAATGCAAGCACATTTTGAAAAATCTACTTTAAGTAAAACGGATTTGGCAGATGCTTTAGATGTTTCAGTAGAAGATATAAATCATGTTTTAGAAATGAAAGCACCAAGGTTCGGTAGTAAATTACAAGGATTTATTCACCTTGTTTGGGATGTTCGTGATGAAATTAATCAAAATATCCGCAGTCATGGTAAAGAACCTGAGCCTTATACTTATTTAAAAGGTGAGAAAGAGGATTATTGGTTCTTACAATAA
- a CDS encoding D-lactate dehydrogenase translates to MTRIKFFGTRDYEKDMALNWAKENDVEVSFSDDFLSYDTLDQLEGFDGVTTMQFGKLEPEAYPKLEEMGIKQIAQRTAGFDMYDLELAKKHGIIVSNVPSYSPETIAEYSVAAALNLVRHFPQIEKRVQDYNFTWKAPIMSKPVKNMTVAIIGTGRIGALTGELFAGFGAKVVGYDLYPNDSLDFLEYKDSIEEAVKDADIVSLHMPATKENHHAFNKEMFDKFKDGAVLVNAARGAMIDTEAMIDAVDSGKLLGAAVDTYEFEMPYFTFDWSGKELENDTFKRLIENEKIQLTPHIAFFSDEAVRNLVEGGLNAALNVINTGDTPTRLN, encoded by the coding sequence ATGACAAGAATTAAATTTTTTGGTACACGCGATTATGAAAAAGATATGGCTTTAAATTGGGCTAAAGAAAATGATGTTGAAGTTTCATTTTCAGATGACTTTTTAAGTTACGATACATTGGATCAACTTGAAGGATTTGATGGTGTAACGACAATGCAATTTGGTAAACTTGAGCCGGAAGCTTACCCTAAATTAGAAGAAATGGGTATCAAACAAATCGCGCAACGTACTGCAGGATTTGACATGTACGACTTAGAATTAGCTAAAAAACATGGCATTATCGTGTCAAACGTTCCTAGCTACTCTCCAGAAACAATTGCTGAATACTCAGTAGCGGCTGCATTAAACCTTGTACGTCATTTCCCACAAATTGAAAAACGTGTTCAAGATTATAACTTCACTTGGAAAGCGCCAATTATGTCTAAACCAGTGAAAAATATGACAGTTGCAATTATCGGTACTGGCCGTATTGGTGCTTTGACTGGTGAATTGTTTGCAGGTTTCGGTGCTAAAGTTGTAGGTTATGACTTATATCCTAATGATTCATTAGATTTCTTAGAATATAAAGATTCAATTGAAGAAGCTGTTAAAGATGCAGATATCGTATCATTACACATGCCAGCTACTAAAGAAAACCATCATGCATTCAATAAAGAAATGTTTGATAAATTCAAAGACGGTGCTGTATTAGTTAACGCAGCACGTGGCGCAATGATAGATACTGAAGCAATGATTGATGCTGTAGACAGCGGTAAATTATTAGGCGCTGCAGTTGATACTTATGAATTCGAAATGCCTTACTTCACATTTGATTGGTCAGGTAAAGAATTAGAAAATGATACTTTCAAACGTTTAATTGAAAATGAAAAAATTCAATTGACACCGCATATCGCATTCTTCTCAGATGAAGCGGTACGTAACTTAGTTGAAGGTGGCTTAAATGCTGCATTGAACGTGATTAATACTGGTGATACACCAACACGTTTAAATTAA